The Primulina tabacum isolate GXHZ01 chromosome 7, ASM2559414v2, whole genome shotgun sequence genome includes a window with the following:
- the LOC142552283 gene encoding DDB1- and CUL4-associated factor homolog 1-like isoform X2, giving the protein MEDTDQSSTNNGRSAHNVGRLGILIRENDEFFELISSKFLTESRYSVSVQAATTRLLFSCSLTWMYPHVFEDDVLENIRDWVINETPRLSADDRNWKHETGRRKTPDSEMLRVFSTGLLAVCLACGGQLVEDVLTSGLPAKLMRYLRIRVLGETSTSQKDSSSLIENKSASVMVCPKTREENRNRLRNVTESAHLDLDISRKHSSEKDRDRDCVSLDETERDHERYVSRQGCGDDFWVDGEPLDSMALEIEPCQVEAEGHEKYNISDFQESKSNTVGKSHREEDFDENARDDSYRRRTGRVFPRSRGKGRSSEGVLENEQALTSPCSGIRSGVARSSKDRSATKIQDLKRMSEAKRGRDKSDADDSMLERADNDDCYQGCRVGSKDITDLVKQAIRAAEAEARAANAPAVAIRAAGDDAAEVVKTAAFEEYRKTNDEKTSAAAAARALSTVIDAAKAVSLSRTSIHVDDTGHSRPTEIEASEDIGEFVILDSDSLTKLREKFCIQCLVILGEYVEVLGPVLREKGVDVTLALLQRSFKHIEASTTMLLLHDVLKLICALAAHRKFGQLFVDRGGIQRLLAVPRSSPTFFVLSSCLFTIGSIQGIMERVCALPSNVVHQVVELALQLLECKHDQARKNAALFFASAFVFRAVIDAFDSQEGLQKLIHLLHDAASVRSGIPPGQLNNPVSLRNHRSSSEVLTSSEKQIAYHTCVALRQYFRAHLLLLVDSVRPTKSIRGAPTARSISTIRAADKPLDISNEAMDAVFRQIQKDRKLGPAFVRARWPVVDKFLNSNGHITMLELCQAPPVERYLHDLLQYALGVLHIVTLVPNSRKLIVNATLSNERVGIAVILDAANGAGYVEPEIVEPALNLLINLVCPPPSISNKSSASMQSQQLTSFQSGNASAMESRDRNADRAANVPSQNEPRDWNGEPASVERGVLSVVSASSIGNASSQASASPVASGLVGDRRISLGAGAGCAGLAAQLEQGYRQARDAVRANNGIKVLLQLLQPRMVTSPAALDCLRALTCRVFLGLARDDTIAHILTKLQVGKKLSELIRDSGSQTHDGEQNRWQAELAQVTIELIGVVTNSGRATTLAASDAATPTLRRIERAAIAAATPISYDPRELLLLVHEHLQASGLPESAAAVLKEAQLTPLPSLAAPSSLSYQCFGQEASSIQIQWPSGRAACGFLLDKPKVCAHLEDSRLRCGSAVFSSKKKPLASSAALGYLKIKPKSEDSPVSSNIKFNMSSKKSYVAADNQGTTSVSAMKSSSDADVQIRTPIVLPMKRKLTDSRDNSLMSSGKRLNTGDHILSSPSFTTPNGVCRTCLQPDANLFCTPSLAPKDHHSRLSPNVLPADIDESQFTGSHVGHSSFSQHGLLTDPQPCGSERVTLDSLVLQYLKHQHRQCSAPITTLPPLSLLHPHVCPEPRRSLDAPSNVTARLSTREFRSMYGGIHGSRKDRQFVYARFRPWRTCRDDSSSLLTCISFLGDSSRIATGGHSGELKVFDSNSNSVLESCTSHQFPLTLVQSHVVGENQLVISSSANDVRLWDAYSISGGPKHSFEGIKAARFSNSGSVFAALRSDPSHREILLYDVHTCQLDMMLSDTSNTHSGRGHAYSLVHFSPSDSMLLWNGVLWDRRGSGPIHHFDQFTDHGGGGFHPAGNEVIINSEVWDLRNLRLLRSVPSLDQTVITFNASGDVIYAILRRNFEDVNSIYNTRRVKHPLFSAFRTVDAVNYSDIATVPLDRCVLDFATEPTDSFLGLITMDDQDEMYSSARVYEIGRRKPTEDDSDPDDAESEDEDDEGDDDSILEHDLDGDGESDAGDMSNDGDGISEFEDDDDDGDYMMDGVDFDGDGDGVLEIVTEGDEDDDSDFLESYSSGNEDLL; this is encoded by the exons ATGGAGGATACAGATCAATCCTCAACAAATAATGGAAGGTCTGCCCACAACGTTGGACGGCTGGGTATCCTTATTCGG GAGAATGACGAGTTTTTTGAACTGATatcttcaaaatttctaactgaaaGTAGATATTCTGTATCCGTGCAAGCGGCGACCACAAGGCTTCTTTTCAGCTGTTCGCTAACTTGGATG TATCCACATGTATTTGAAGATGATGTTCTAGAGAATATAAGAGATTGGGTGATAAATGAAACACCTCGGTTGTCTGCTGATGATCGTAATTGGAAGCATGAAACTGGGAGAAGGAAGACCCCCGACTCTGAAATGTTGCGCGTATTCTCTACTGGGCTACTTGCTGTATGTTTGGCTTG TGGTGGTCAATTAGTGGAAGATGTGTTAACGTCTGGATTACCTGCTAAGCTAATGCGATACCTACGTATCCGAGTTTTGGGTGAAACAAGCACGAGTCAAAAAGATTCCAGTTCATTAATTGAGAACAAAAGTGCATCAGTTATGGTGTGCCCAAAAACCAGAGAGGAAAATCGGAATAGGTTGCGGAATGTTACAGAGAGTGCTCACTTGGATTTAGATATTTCAAGAAAACATTCCAGCGAAAAGGATCGTGATAGGGATTGTGTTTCATTGGATGAAACTGAGAGGGATCACGAGAGGTATGTCAGTAGGCAGGGATGTGGAGATGATTTTTGGGTTGATGGGGAACCTCTTGATAGTATGGCTCTTGAGATTGAACCTTGTCAGGTAGAAGCAGAAGGTCATGAAAAATACAACATTAGTGATTTCcaagaatcaaaatcaaatactgTTGGAAAATCACACAGGGAAgaggattttgatgaaaatgcGAGAGATGACTCTTATAGGCGAAGGACAGGTCGTGTGTTTCCCAGATCTAGGGGAAAAGGTCGGTCTAGCGAAGGAGTGTTAGAAAATGAACAAGCTTTGACATCTCCTTGTTCTGGCATTAGATCAGGAGTGGCACGAAGCTCAAAGGACAGAAGTGCGACTAAAATTCAAGATCTGAAAAGAATGTCAGAAGCTAAGAGAGGCCGAGATAAAAGTGATGCTGATGATTCTATGCTTGAAAGGGCAGACAATGATGACTGCTACCAAGGATGCAGAGTTGGATCTAAAGATATTACTGATTTGGTGAAACAAGCTATTAGAGCTGCTGAGGCTGAAGCAAGAGCTGCCAATGCTCCTGCAGTAGCCATAAGGGCAGCTGGTGATGATGCTGCAGAAGTGGTTAAGACTGCTGCTTTTGAg GAATACAGAAAGACCAATGATGAGAAAACGtcggctgctgctgctgcaagAGCTTTATCCACGGTTATAGATGCAGCAAAAGCTGTTTCTCTTTCGAG GACCTCAATTCATGTTGATGATACAGGACATTCAAGACctactgagatagaagctagtgaagATATTGGTGAATTTGTCATCCTGGACAGTGACTCCCTTACGAAGCTAAGGGAGAAATTCTGTATCCAGTGTCTTGTGATTTTGGGGGAGTACGTTGAAGTCCTTGGCCCTGTACTTCGTGAGAAGGGTGTTGATGTCACTCTTGCTTTGCTTCAGCGAAGTTTCAAGCATATAGAGGCTTCAACCACTATGCTTCTTTTGCACGACGTTTTGAAGTTAATTTGTGCATTGGCGGCTCATAGAAAGTTTGGTCAATTGTTTGTTGATCGTGGTGGCATTCAGAGACTACTTGCTGTTCCGAGAAGTTCCCCAACTTTTTTTGTTCTGTCTTCCTGCTTATTCACAATTGGTTCTATTCAG GGGATAATGGAACGGGTATGCGCCCTTCCTTCCAATGTTGTTCACCAGGTCGTTGAGTTGGCTCTTCAGCTTCTTGAATGTAAACATGATCAGGCCAGAAAAAATGCTGCTTTATTTTTTGCTTCTGCTTTTGTCTTCAGAGCAGTTATCGATGCATTTGATTCGCAAGAAGGTCTGCAGAAACTTATTCATCTTTTGCATGATGCTGCATCAGTGAGATCTGGCATTCCACCTGGGCAATTAAATAACCCAGTATCACTTCGAAATCACCGATCTTCTTCAGAGGTATTGACCTCATCCGAAAAGCAAATAGCTTATCACACTTGTGTTGCACTGCGACAATATTTTAGAGCACATTTGCTCTTGCTTGTGGATTCGGTTCGTCCCACTAAAAGCATTCGCGGTGCACCAACAGCAAGGAGCATTTCAACTATTAGGGCTGCCGACAAGCCACTCGATATAAGTAATGAGGCGATGGATGCCGTATTTCGTCAAATACAGAAGGATCGAAAACTTGGTCCTGCTTTTGTAAGGGCTCGTTGGCCTGTGGTTGACAAATTCTTGAATTCAAATGGTCATATAACCATGTTAGAGCTGTGCCAG GCCCCTCCAGTTGAACGGTATTTGCACGATTTGCTTCAATATGCTCTTGGTGTATTGCACATTGTAACTTTGGTTCCTAATAGCCGCAAACTCATTGTAAATGCTACATTAAGCAATGAGCGCGTTGGTATAGCTGTCATTTTGGACGCGGCAAATGGTGCTGGTTATGTTGAACCTGAG ATTGTTGAGCCGGCTTTGAATCTTTTGATAAACCTTGTCTGCCCTCCTCCATCAATCAGCAATAAATCAAGTGCCAGCATGCAAAGTCAGCAATTAACTTCCTTCCAAAGTGGAAATGCTTCTGCCATGGAATCTAGGGACAGAAATGCGGATCGAGCTGCCAATGTTCCTAGCCAGAATGAACCAAGGGACTGGAATGGGGAACCTGCTTCAGTAGAGAGAGGCGTCTTATCTGTAGTTTCTGCATCATCTATCGGTAATGCATCGTCACAAGCATCTGCTTCTCCAGTGGCATCAGGGTTAGTTGGAGATCGTAGAATATCTCTAGGTGCTGGAGCAGGTTGTGCTGGGCTTGCTGCGCAGCTGGAACAAGGATATCGTCAAGCTAGAGATGCTGTTCGTGCAAACAATGGCATCAAAGTTCTTCTTCAGCTCCTTCAACCCCGGATGGTTACATCTCCTGCTGCTCTTGACTGTCTTCGTGCCCTCACATGCCGAGTTTTTCTTGGTTTAGCTAGAGATGATACAATTGCACACATATTGACAAAGCTTCAG GTGGGGAAAAAGCTGTCAGAGCTTATCCGAGATTCTGGAAGCCAGACCCATGATGGAGAACAGAATAGGTGGCAGGCAGAGCTTGCCCAAGTGACTATTGAGCTCATTGGG GTTGTAACTAATTCTGGGCGTGCAACTACTTTAGCGGCTAGTGATGCTGCTACCCCAACTTTAAGGCGCATTGAACGAGCTGCCATAGCTGCAGCAACTCCCATTTCTTATGATCCCAG AGAACTTTTACTCCTGGTGCATGAGCACCTTCAAGCATCTGGGTTACCAGAAAGTGCTGCAGCGGTTCTCAAAGAGGCGCAGTTGACACCTCTGCCCTCTTTAGCTGCTCCCTCATCTCTATCATACCAATGTTTTGGACAAGAAGCCTCCTCAATACAGATTCAATGGCCATCTGGACGTGCTGCTTGTGGATTTCTCTTGGATAAGCCAAAAGTTTGTGCTCACCTTGAAGATTCTAGATTGAGATGTGGCTCGGCTGTTTTCTCTTCAAAGAAGAAACCATTGGCATCCTCAGCTGCTCTTGGTTACCTAAAAATTAAACCCAAATCGGAGGACAGCCCGGTGTCATCGaacataaaatttaatatgAGCTCCAAAAAAAGTTATGTAGCTGCAGATAATCAAGGAACTACATCAGTATCTGCTATGAAATCAAGTAGTGATGCAGATGTCCAGATTAGAACTCCAATCGTGTTGCCAATGAAAAGGAAATTAACAGATTCAAGAGATAACAGTTTGATGTCATCTGGGAAAAGACTTAATACTGGTGATCACATACTCAGTTCTCCTAGTTTTACCACACCTAATGGTGTTTGTAGAACCTGTCTTCAGCCAGATGCTAACCTGTTTTGCACACCAAGTCTAGCTCCAAAGGATCACCATAGTAGATTGTCACCTAATGTTCTACCAGCAGATATTGATGAAAGCCAGTTTACTGGGTCTCATGTGGGCCACTCTTCTTTTTCTCAACATGGACTTCTCACTGATCCACAACCTTGTGGCTCAGAACGGGTTACTTTGGATTCTCTAGTTCTACAGTATTTGAAGCACCAACATCGTCAATGCTCAGCTCCTATCACAACTTTACCACCTCTTTCACTCTTGCACCCTCATGTATGTCCCGAACCAAGACGAAGCCTTGATGCTCCATCAAATGTGACGGCACGGCTTAGCACACGTGAATTTAGAAGTATGTATGGGGGTATTCATGGAAGTCGTAAGGACCGACAATTTGTTTATGCTAGATTCAGACCGTGGCGGACATGCAGAGATGATTCCAGTTCCCTGCTAACTTGTATTTCTTTTTTGGGAGATTCTTCTCGGATTGCTACTGGTGGCCATTCTGGGGAACTAAAAGTGTTCGACTCCAACAGCAACAGTGTGTTGGAGAGTTGCACCAGTCATCAGTTTCCTTTGACACTTGTGCAGTCACATGTTGTGGGTGAAAACCAACTTGTTATTTCTTCAAGTGCAAATGATGTTCGCTTGTGGGATGCATATTCAATTTCAGGTGGTCCTAAGCATTCCTTTGAGGGAATCAAAGCTGCAAGATTCAGTAATTCAGGTTCTGTATTTGCTGCATTAAGATCAGATCCGAGCCACCGAGAAATTCTTCTGTATGATGTTCATACCTGCCAGTTGGATATGATGCTTTCAGACACATCTAACACCCATTCTGGTCGTGGCCATGCGTATTCTCTTGTTCATTTTAGTCCTTCAGACTCTATGTTGCTTTGGAATGGAGTATTATGGGATCGAAGGGGTTCGGGCCCAATTCATCACTTTGATCAATTCACAGACCACGGTGGAGGGGGCTTTCATCCTGCTGGGAATGAG GTCATCATAAACTCTGAGGTCTGGGATCTTCGAAACCTGAGACTCCTTCGAAGTGTCCCATCCTTGGATCAGACAGTTATAACGTTCAATGCGAGTGGTGATGTTATATACGCAATCCTGAGGAGAAATTTTGAAGACGTGAATTCAATTTATAATACCCGTAGAGTGAAGCATCCTCTCTTTTCTGCTTTCCGCACTGTTGATGCAGTCAATTACTCTGACATTGCTACAGTTCCTTTGGATCGTTGTGTACTTGACTTTGCTACTGAACCAACTGATTCTTTCTTGGGTTTAATCACGATGGATGACCAAGATGAGATGTATTCTTCTGCTAGGGTATATGAAATTGGTCGACGCAAACCAACTGAGGATGATTCTGACCCTGATGATGcagaaagtgaagatgaagatgatgaagGTGACGATGATTCAATCTTGGAACATGATCTTGACGGGGACGGTGAAAGTGATGCAGGTGACATGAGTAATGATGGCGATGGCATTAGCGAATTCGAAGATGACGACGACGATGGGGATTACATGATGGATGGTGTCGATTTCGATGGGGATGGGGATGGGGTTCTGGAGATTGTGACCGAAGGTGATGAGGATGATGATAGTGATTTCCTTGAATCTTATAGTAGCGGAAATGAGGATTTGTTATAA
- the LOC142552283 gene encoding DDB1- and CUL4-associated factor homolog 1-like isoform X3 has protein sequence MLRVFSTGLLAVCLACGGQLVEDVLTSGLPAKLMRYLRIRVLGETSTSQKDSSSLIENKSASVMVCPKTREENRNRLRNVTESAHLDLDISRKHSSEKDRDRDCVSLDETERDHERYVSRQGCGDDFWVDGEPLDSMALEIEPCQVEAEGHEKYNISDFQESKSNTVGKSHREEDFDENARDDSYRRRTGRVFPRSRGKGRSSEGVLENEQALTSPCSGIRSGVARSSKDRSATKIQDLKRMSEAKRGRDKSDADDSMLERADNDDCYQGCRVGSKDITDLVKQAIRAAEAEARAANAPAVAIRAAGDDAAEVVKTAAFEEYRKTNDEKTSAAAAARALSTVIDAAKAVSLSRTSIHVDDTGHSRPTEIEASEDIGEFVILDSDSLTKLREKFCIQCLVILGEYVEVLGPVLREKGVDVTLALLQRSFKHIEASTTMLLLHDVLKLICALAAHRKFGQLFVDRGGIQRLLAVPRSSPTFFVLSSCLFTIGSIQGIMERVCALPSNVVHQVVELALQLLECKHDQARKNAALFFASAFVFRAVIDAFDSQEGLQKLIHLLHDAASVRSGIPPGQLNNPVSLRNHRSSSEVLTSSEKQIAYHTCVALRQYFRAHLLLLVDSVRPTKSIRGAPTARSISTIRAADKPLDISNEAMDAVFRQIQKDRKLGPAFVRARWPVVDKFLNSNGHITMLELCQAPPVERYLHDLLQYALGVLHIVTLVPNSRKLIVNATLSNERVGIAVILDAANGAGYVEPEIVEPALNLLINLVCPPPSISNKSSASMQSQQLTSFQSGNASAMESRDRNADRAANVPSQNEPRDWNGEPASVERGVLSVVSASSIGNASSQASASPVASGLVGDRRISLGAGAGCAGLAAQLEQGYRQARDAVRANNGIKVLLQLLQPRMVTSPAALDCLRALTCRVFLGLARDDTIAHILTKLQVGKKLSELIRDSGSQTHDGEQNRWQAELAQVTIELIGVVTNSGRATTLAASDAATPTLRRIERAAIAAATPISYDPRELLLLVHEHLQASGLPESAAAVLKEAQLTPLPSLAAPSSLSYQCFGQEASSIQIQWPSGRAACGFLLDKPKVCAHLEDSRLRCGSAVFSSKKKPLASSAALGYLKIKPKSEDSPVSSNIKFNMSSKKSYVAADNQGTTSVSAMKSSSDADVQIRTPIVLPMKRKLTDSRDNSLMSSGKRLNTGDHILSSPSFTTPNGVCRTCLQPDANLFCTPSLAPKDHHSRLSPNVLPADIDESQFTGSHVGHSSFSQHGLLTDPQPCGSERVTLDSLVLQYLKHQHRQCSAPITTLPPLSLLHPHVCPEPRRSLDAPSNVTARLSTREFRSMYGGIHGSRKDRQFVYARFRPWRTCRDDSSSLLTCISFLGDSSRIATGGHSGELKVFDSNSNSVLESCTSHQFPLTLVQSHVVGENQLVISSSANDVRLWDAYSISGGPKHSFEGIKAARFSNSGSVFAALRSDPSHREILLYDVHTCQLDMMLSDTSNTHSGRGHAYSLVHFSPSDSMLLWNGVLWDRRGSGPIHHFDQFTDHGGGGFHPAGNEVIINSEVWDLRNLRLLRSVPSLDQTVITFNASGDVIYAILRRNFEDVNSIYNTRRVKHPLFSAFRTVDAVNYSDIATVPLDRCVLDFATEPTDSFLGLITMDDQDEMYSSARVYEIGRRKPTEDDSDPDDAESEDEDDEGDDDSILEHDLDGDGESDAGDMSNDGDGISEFEDDDDDGDYMMDGVDFDGDGDGVLEIVTEGDEDDDSDFLESYSSGNEDLL, from the exons ATGTTGCGCGTATTCTCTACTGGGCTACTTGCTGTATGTTTGGCTTG TGGTGGTCAATTAGTGGAAGATGTGTTAACGTCTGGATTACCTGCTAAGCTAATGCGATACCTACGTATCCGAGTTTTGGGTGAAACAAGCACGAGTCAAAAAGATTCCAGTTCATTAATTGAGAACAAAAGTGCATCAGTTATGGTGTGCCCAAAAACCAGAGAGGAAAATCGGAATAGGTTGCGGAATGTTACAGAGAGTGCTCACTTGGATTTAGATATTTCAAGAAAACATTCCAGCGAAAAGGATCGTGATAGGGATTGTGTTTCATTGGATGAAACTGAGAGGGATCACGAGAGGTATGTCAGTAGGCAGGGATGTGGAGATGATTTTTGGGTTGATGGGGAACCTCTTGATAGTATGGCTCTTGAGATTGAACCTTGTCAGGTAGAAGCAGAAGGTCATGAAAAATACAACATTAGTGATTTCcaagaatcaaaatcaaatactgTTGGAAAATCACACAGGGAAgaggattttgatgaaaatgcGAGAGATGACTCTTATAGGCGAAGGACAGGTCGTGTGTTTCCCAGATCTAGGGGAAAAGGTCGGTCTAGCGAAGGAGTGTTAGAAAATGAACAAGCTTTGACATCTCCTTGTTCTGGCATTAGATCAGGAGTGGCACGAAGCTCAAAGGACAGAAGTGCGACTAAAATTCAAGATCTGAAAAGAATGTCAGAAGCTAAGAGAGGCCGAGATAAAAGTGATGCTGATGATTCTATGCTTGAAAGGGCAGACAATGATGACTGCTACCAAGGATGCAGAGTTGGATCTAAAGATATTACTGATTTGGTGAAACAAGCTATTAGAGCTGCTGAGGCTGAAGCAAGAGCTGCCAATGCTCCTGCAGTAGCCATAAGGGCAGCTGGTGATGATGCTGCAGAAGTGGTTAAGACTGCTGCTTTTGAg GAATACAGAAAGACCAATGATGAGAAAACGtcggctgctgctgctgcaagAGCTTTATCCACGGTTATAGATGCAGCAAAAGCTGTTTCTCTTTCGAG GACCTCAATTCATGTTGATGATACAGGACATTCAAGACctactgagatagaagctagtgaagATATTGGTGAATTTGTCATCCTGGACAGTGACTCCCTTACGAAGCTAAGGGAGAAATTCTGTATCCAGTGTCTTGTGATTTTGGGGGAGTACGTTGAAGTCCTTGGCCCTGTACTTCGTGAGAAGGGTGTTGATGTCACTCTTGCTTTGCTTCAGCGAAGTTTCAAGCATATAGAGGCTTCAACCACTATGCTTCTTTTGCACGACGTTTTGAAGTTAATTTGTGCATTGGCGGCTCATAGAAAGTTTGGTCAATTGTTTGTTGATCGTGGTGGCATTCAGAGACTACTTGCTGTTCCGAGAAGTTCCCCAACTTTTTTTGTTCTGTCTTCCTGCTTATTCACAATTGGTTCTATTCAG GGGATAATGGAACGGGTATGCGCCCTTCCTTCCAATGTTGTTCACCAGGTCGTTGAGTTGGCTCTTCAGCTTCTTGAATGTAAACATGATCAGGCCAGAAAAAATGCTGCTTTATTTTTTGCTTCTGCTTTTGTCTTCAGAGCAGTTATCGATGCATTTGATTCGCAAGAAGGTCTGCAGAAACTTATTCATCTTTTGCATGATGCTGCATCAGTGAGATCTGGCATTCCACCTGGGCAATTAAATAACCCAGTATCACTTCGAAATCACCGATCTTCTTCAGAGGTATTGACCTCATCCGAAAAGCAAATAGCTTATCACACTTGTGTTGCACTGCGACAATATTTTAGAGCACATTTGCTCTTGCTTGTGGATTCGGTTCGTCCCACTAAAAGCATTCGCGGTGCACCAACAGCAAGGAGCATTTCAACTATTAGGGCTGCCGACAAGCCACTCGATATAAGTAATGAGGCGATGGATGCCGTATTTCGTCAAATACAGAAGGATCGAAAACTTGGTCCTGCTTTTGTAAGGGCTCGTTGGCCTGTGGTTGACAAATTCTTGAATTCAAATGGTCATATAACCATGTTAGAGCTGTGCCAG GCCCCTCCAGTTGAACGGTATTTGCACGATTTGCTTCAATATGCTCTTGGTGTATTGCACATTGTAACTTTGGTTCCTAATAGCCGCAAACTCATTGTAAATGCTACATTAAGCAATGAGCGCGTTGGTATAGCTGTCATTTTGGACGCGGCAAATGGTGCTGGTTATGTTGAACCTGAG ATTGTTGAGCCGGCTTTGAATCTTTTGATAAACCTTGTCTGCCCTCCTCCATCAATCAGCAATAAATCAAGTGCCAGCATGCAAAGTCAGCAATTAACTTCCTTCCAAAGTGGAAATGCTTCTGCCATGGAATCTAGGGACAGAAATGCGGATCGAGCTGCCAATGTTCCTAGCCAGAATGAACCAAGGGACTGGAATGGGGAACCTGCTTCAGTAGAGAGAGGCGTCTTATCTGTAGTTTCTGCATCATCTATCGGTAATGCATCGTCACAAGCATCTGCTTCTCCAGTGGCATCAGGGTTAGTTGGAGATCGTAGAATATCTCTAGGTGCTGGAGCAGGTTGTGCTGGGCTTGCTGCGCAGCTGGAACAAGGATATCGTCAAGCTAGAGATGCTGTTCGTGCAAACAATGGCATCAAAGTTCTTCTTCAGCTCCTTCAACCCCGGATGGTTACATCTCCTGCTGCTCTTGACTGTCTTCGTGCCCTCACATGCCGAGTTTTTCTTGGTTTAGCTAGAGATGATACAATTGCACACATATTGACAAAGCTTCAG GTGGGGAAAAAGCTGTCAGAGCTTATCCGAGATTCTGGAAGCCAGACCCATGATGGAGAACAGAATAGGTGGCAGGCAGAGCTTGCCCAAGTGACTATTGAGCTCATTGGG GTTGTAACTAATTCTGGGCGTGCAACTACTTTAGCGGCTAGTGATGCTGCTACCCCAACTTTAAGGCGCATTGAACGAGCTGCCATAGCTGCAGCAACTCCCATTTCTTATGATCCCAG AGAACTTTTACTCCTGGTGCATGAGCACCTTCAAGCATCTGGGTTACCAGAAAGTGCTGCAGCGGTTCTCAAAGAGGCGCAGTTGACACCTCTGCCCTCTTTAGCTGCTCCCTCATCTCTATCATACCAATGTTTTGGACAAGAAGCCTCCTCAATACAGATTCAATGGCCATCTGGACGTGCTGCTTGTGGATTTCTCTTGGATAAGCCAAAAGTTTGTGCTCACCTTGAAGATTCTAGATTGAGATGTGGCTCGGCTGTTTTCTCTTCAAAGAAGAAACCATTGGCATCCTCAGCTGCTCTTGGTTACCTAAAAATTAAACCCAAATCGGAGGACAGCCCGGTGTCATCGaacataaaatttaatatgAGCTCCAAAAAAAGTTATGTAGCTGCAGATAATCAAGGAACTACATCAGTATCTGCTATGAAATCAAGTAGTGATGCAGATGTCCAGATTAGAACTCCAATCGTGTTGCCAATGAAAAGGAAATTAACAGATTCAAGAGATAACAGTTTGATGTCATCTGGGAAAAGACTTAATACTGGTGATCACATACTCAGTTCTCCTAGTTTTACCACACCTAATGGTGTTTGTAGAACCTGTCTTCAGCCAGATGCTAACCTGTTTTGCACACCAAGTCTAGCTCCAAAGGATCACCATAGTAGATTGTCACCTAATGTTCTACCAGCAGATATTGATGAAAGCCAGTTTACTGGGTCTCATGTGGGCCACTCTTCTTTTTCTCAACATGGACTTCTCACTGATCCACAACCTTGTGGCTCAGAACGGGTTACTTTGGATTCTCTAGTTCTACAGTATTTGAAGCACCAACATCGTCAATGCTCAGCTCCTATCACAACTTTACCACCTCTTTCACTCTTGCACCCTCATGTATGTCCCGAACCAAGACGAAGCCTTGATGCTCCATCAAATGTGACGGCACGGCTTAGCACACGTGAATTTAGAAGTATGTATGGGGGTATTCATGGAAGTCGTAAGGACCGACAATTTGTTTATGCTAGATTCAGACCGTGGCGGACATGCAGAGATGATTCCAGTTCCCTGCTAACTTGTATTTCTTTTTTGGGAGATTCTTCTCGGATTGCTACTGGTGGCCATTCTGGGGAACTAAAAGTGTTCGACTCCAACAGCAACAGTGTGTTGGAGAGTTGCACCAGTCATCAGTTTCCTTTGACACTTGTGCAGTCACATGTTGTGGGTGAAAACCAACTTGTTATTTCTTCAAGTGCAAATGATGTTCGCTTGTGGGATGCATATTCAATTTCAGGTGGTCCTAAGCATTCCTTTGAGGGAATCAAAGCTGCAAGATTCAGTAATTCAGGTTCTGTATTTGCTGCATTAAGATCAGATCCGAGCCACCGAGAAATTCTTCTGTATGATGTTCATACCTGCCAGTTGGATATGATGCTTTCAGACACATCTAACACCCATTCTGGTCGTGGCCATGCGTATTCTCTTGTTCATTTTAGTCCTTCAGACTCTATGTTGCTTTGGAATGGAGTATTATGGGATCGAAGGGGTTCGGGCCCAATTCATCACTTTGATCAATTCACAGACCACGGTGGAGGGGGCTTTCATCCTGCTGGGAATGAG GTCATCATAAACTCTGAGGTCTGGGATCTTCGAAACCTGAGACTCCTTCGAAGTGTCCCATCCTTGGATCAGACAGTTATAACGTTCAATGCGAGTGGTGATGTTATATACGCAATCCTGAGGAGAAATTTTGAAGACGTGAATTCAATTTATAATACCCGTAGAGTGAAGCATCCTCTCTTTTCTGCTTTCCGCACTGTTGATGCAGTCAATTACTCTGACATTGCTACAGTTCCTTTGGATCGTTGTGTACTTGACTTTGCTACTGAACCAACTGATTCTTTCTTGGGTTTAATCACGATGGATGACCAAGATGAGATGTATTCTTCTGCTAGGGTATATGAAATTGGTCGACGCAAACCAACTGAGGATGATTCTGACCCTGATGATGcagaaagtgaagatgaagatgatgaagGTGACGATGATTCAATCTTGGAACATGATCTTGACGGGGACGGTGAAAGTGATGCAGGTGACATGAGTAATGATGGCGATGGCATTAGCGAATTCGAAGATGACGACGACGATGGGGATTACATGATGGATGGTGTCGATTTCGATGGGGATGGGGATGGGGTTCTGGAGATTGTGACCGAAGGTGATGAGGATGATGATAGTGATTTCCTTGAATCTTATAGTAGCGGAAATGAGGATTTGTTATAA